The following coding sequences are from one Devosia yakushimensis window:
- a CDS encoding anti-sigma factor family protein, translating to MMTHDVSDADLHAYLDDELDPLHSLAVEAYLARHPSAAAQLMADRRLRTELRLALAPEEALRPVPTEQAATRLANALNRAKWQGWRRSVPLAGLLLACGWLAHEAAILPDVMSVVGVPDYVDVAIEAHRDTSVHPPLYPQIQGYNRRQLLSATAIAMPHLPPDWKVVDVQAYPSQYGPSVEVLVAAPGMGAVSFFATRPGNSAMVEVNSDRVDGVATANWQVGDVAYALVGDTDLPRIERAAEDLTGRF from the coding sequence ATGATGACCCATGATGTCAGCGACGCCGATCTCCACGCCTATCTCGATGATGAACTCGATCCGCTGCATAGCCTCGCGGTCGAAGCCTATCTGGCGCGCCACCCGTCGGCGGCGGCGCAATTGATGGCCGATAGGCGCCTGCGGACCGAATTGCGCCTGGCGCTTGCTCCCGAAGAGGCACTTCGCCCCGTGCCGACCGAACAGGCGGCCACGCGATTGGCGAACGCATTGAACCGGGCAAAATGGCAGGGATGGCGCCGCTCCGTTCCCTTGGCGGGCCTATTGCTGGCATGCGGCTGGCTCGCCCATGAGGCCGCAATCCTGCCCGATGTCATGTCGGTAGTCGGCGTTCCCGACTATGTGGATGTTGCCATCGAGGCTCACCGCGATACCAGCGTGCATCCGCCGCTCTACCCCCAGATCCAGGGCTATAACCGTCGCCAATTGCTCTCGGCCACGGCCATCGCCATGCCCCACTTGCCGCCCGATTGGAAGGTTGTGGATGTGCAGGCCTACCCCTCCCAATATGGCCCCAGCGTCGAAGTGCTGGTCGCGGCCCCGGGCATGGGAGCGGTCTCCTTCTTTGCCACCCGGCCGGGAAACTCGGCGATGGTGGAGGTCAACAGCGATCGCGTCGATGGCGTCGCCACCGCCAATTGGCAGGTGGGCGATGTCGCCTACGCTTTGGTGGGAGATACCGATCTTCCGCGCATCGAACGCGCGGCGGAGGACCTGACCGGGCGGTTCTGA
- a CDS encoding sigma-70 family RNA polymerase sigma factor, whose protein sequence is MTSSETNIDILAQLPHLRRYALSLTRHPSDAEDLVHDTVLRAYERRSAFRAGSALRPWLMSILHNTWVDGVRSRRSERERINRAFEVMEDHEPGRQDMSLRLSEVRRAFLSLPDEQRAALHLVMIEDLSYQETADILAVTIGTVMSRIARAREKLRLIDEAGPAAGKLRLVRDSQ, encoded by the coding sequence ATGACAAGTTCAGAAACAAACATAGATATATTGGCGCAACTCCCGCATTTGCGTCGCTATGCCTTGTCGCTGACCCGGCATCCGTCCGATGCCGAAGATCTCGTGCATGATACGGTGCTGCGCGCCTATGAACGGCGCTCGGCCTTCCGCGCCGGCAGCGCCTTGCGGCCCTGGCTCATGTCCATCCTGCACAATACCTGGGTCGACGGGGTCCGCTCCCGTCGTTCCGAGCGCGAGCGGATCAATCGCGCCTTCGAGGTCATGGAGGATCACGAACCGGGTCGCCAGGACATGTCCTTGCGCCTTTCTGAAGTGCGGCGCGCCTTTCTCAGTCTGCCCGACGAGCAGCGGGCGGCCCTGCATCTGGTGATGATCGAGGACCTGTCCTACCAGGAGACCGCCGACATTCTCGCTGTGACGATTGGCACGGTCATGTCCCGCATTGCCCGGGCCAGGGAGAAGCTGCGGTTGATCGATGAAGCCGGTCCCGCTGCAGGCAAGCTCAGGCTGGTGAGGGATTCGCAATGA
- a CDS encoding SRPBCC family protein, with protein MSSNGSDIDGESQITLSRTIDAHIDDVFSAWTDPALIEQWQADEAEFDAFEGGEYRFVTFGDDEDPDEHVVSGEVLQFVENEKLVLSWVAKDEDEDGEEMIFVLDIGFKALNADQTRVTITERGLAHADPESRIFSMEAWNSALEALAEVLE; from the coding sequence ATGAGCAGCAATGGCAGCGATATCGATGGCGAAAGCCAGATCACCCTCAGCCGCACGATCGACGCGCATATCGACGATGTGTTCTCGGCCTGGACCGACCCGGCGCTGATCGAGCAATGGCAGGCGGACGAGGCCGAATTCGATGCATTCGAGGGCGGTGAATACCGTTTCGTGACGTTTGGCGACGACGAGGACCCGGACGAGCATGTGGTCAGCGGGGAAGTGCTGCAATTCGTTGAGAACGAGAAGCTGGTGCTGTCCTGGGTGGCCAAGGATGAGGACGAGGACGGCGAGGAGATGATCTTCGTGCTGGATATCGGCTTCAAAGCGCTGAACGCGGACCAGACCCGGGTAACGATCACCGAGCGGGGCCTGGCGCATGCCGATCCGGAATCGCGGATTTTCTCGATGGAAGCCTGGAATTCGGCGCTGGAGGCGCTGGCCGAAGTTCTGGAATAA
- a CDS encoding cysteine synthase A translates to MAKHEDLISAIGNTPLIRLNRVSALTGCEIWGKAEFLNPGQSVKDRAALFIIHDAVKSGALKPGGTIVEGTAGNTGIGLTLVANSLGFKSVIVIPETQSQEKKDALRLYGAELIEVPAKPYKDPNNYIKISGRLAEKLNKELPEGAIWANQFDNVSNKRAHVETTGPEIWQQTNGRIDGFICAVGSGGTLAGVAEALRARSKDVRIGLADPEGAALYNFYAHGELKSSGNSITEGIGQGRITANLEGLTIDNPYQISDAEALPYVFDLLEHEGLCLGGSSAINIAGAVRMARDLGPGKTIVTVLCDYGNRYQSKLFNPEFLRGKGLPVPRWLEERKGIDISGVIEA, encoded by the coding sequence ATGGCCAAGCACGAAGACCTGATTTCCGCGATCGGCAATACGCCGCTGATCCGTCTCAACCGCGTCTCGGCGCTGACTGGCTGCGAAATCTGGGGCAAGGCGGAATTTCTCAATCCGGGGCAATCGGTCAAGGATCGGGCAGCACTGTTCATCATCCATGATGCGGTGAAATCAGGGGCGCTGAAACCGGGCGGCACGATTGTCGAGGGTACGGCGGGCAATACCGGCATCGGGCTGACGCTGGTGGCCAATTCGCTGGGCTTCAAATCGGTGATCGTCATTCCCGAGACGCAAAGCCAGGAAAAGAAGGACGCGCTGCGGCTCTATGGCGCCGAGCTGATCGAGGTTCCGGCCAAGCCCTATAAGGACCCCAATAATTACATCAAGATTTCGGGGCGGCTGGCCGAAAAGCTCAACAAAGAGCTGCCGGAGGGTGCGATCTGGGCCAACCAGTTCGACAATGTTTCCAATAAGCGCGCACATGTGGAAACCACAGGGCCGGAAATCTGGCAGCAGACCAATGGCCGGATTGATGGCTTTATCTGCGCGGTGGGTTCGGGCGGCACGCTAGCCGGGGTGGCCGAGGCGCTGCGGGCGCGCAGCAAGGATGTGCGGATCGGGCTGGCGGACCCGGAAGGGGCGGCGCTCTACAATTTTTACGCCCATGGGGAGCTCAAATCCTCGGGCAATTCGATCACCGAGGGCATCGGCCAGGGCCGGATCACGGCCAATCTCGAGGGGCTGACCATCGACAATCCCTACCAGATTTCCGATGCCGAGGCCCTGCCCTATGTGTTCGACCTGCTCGAGCATGAGGGCCTGTGCCTGGGTGGATCGAGCGCGATCAACATTGCCGGCGCCGTGCGCATGGCACGCGACCTGGGGCCGGGCAAGACCATCGTCACCGTGCTCTGCGACTATGGCAACCGCTATCAGTCGAAGCTTTTCAACCCGGAATTCCTGCGCGGCAAGGGCCTGCCCGTGCCGCGCTGGCTGGAGGAGCGGAAGGGGATCGATATCTCGGGGGTGATTGAGGCTTAG
- a CDS encoding glyoxalase superfamily protein produces the protein MHTFMDAKLMAKLLRKALAERSIELSHSDCLELVARQFGVSDWNILSARIEANTEPSLSLPQGWMRSGSKPRLYRSGLDPATGNALIESRLDSGTISASDFCTLMQSIAAAPYIGKRIRLTGEIRTENAADGGTIFMRIDGETATSLRFDNLNTRETDGAVTGTSDWQTRNIVFDVPEEAVSVHFGFFLAGNGRCWARQFTLETVDSSVPTSIRQLRYLREPTNLDFRSSQPN, from the coding sequence ATGCACACGTTCATGGACGCCAAACTCATGGCCAAACTGCTGCGCAAGGCTCTAGCCGAACGCAGTATCGAACTCTCCCACAGCGATTGTCTGGAACTGGTCGCTCGGCAATTCGGCGTGTCGGACTGGAACATTCTGAGTGCCAGGATCGAGGCCAATACCGAACCGTCGTTGTCGCTGCCGCAGGGATGGATGCGCTCCGGCAGCAAGCCCCGCCTTTACCGCTCCGGTCTGGATCCGGCAACCGGCAACGCGCTGATTGAAAGCCGGCTCGATAGCGGAACCATAAGCGCCAGTGACTTCTGCACCTTGATGCAGAGCATCGCTGCCGCCCCCTACATCGGCAAACGCATCCGTCTGACGGGAGAAATTCGCACTGAGAATGCTGCAGACGGAGGCACCATTTTCATGCGTATTGACGGCGAGACGGCAACCAGCCTGCGATTTGACAATCTAAATACCCGGGAGACCGACGGAGCAGTCACCGGAACTTCGGATTGGCAGACGCGAAACATCGTTTTCGACGTACCGGAAGAAGCCGTTAGTGTTCACTTCGGCTTTTTCCTCGCCGGTAACGGACGGTGCTGGGCCCGTCAGTTTACGCTGGAAACGGTTGATAGCTCTGTGCCGACCAGCATAAGGCAATTGCGCTATCTGCGGGAGCCAACCAACCTGGACTTCCGCAGCTCACAACCAAACTAA